The Luteimonas sp. YGD11-2 genome has a window encoding:
- a CDS encoding DUF1631 family protein: MNSLDDLAARRPARTGSARGPERVLETLQHNAVTELVGVMSGFWSTIEEQVRIAALAGHDFSAAQEDRVAIMALAPRALELATRYRAAIEQAFAHWREAEPREPEREGALELMSEGDLEIHLAGQQIIELLDHQFLHPLTELDERLDALARALGLRGRRLNPLRPAVAVTAFVELFEAEDLTPSLRRMVFQQFDKRLPKALGDVYAKANTTLAEAAFTGNTPAPRPVQAPRQPAAPASDAWVPDGGTVEARDTGTPGFDDGATRAGTPTYGGGEADAAPGYAMPASAPGHVEGQPLRYRDIVREQLHAWRRHGGSSLAGRMGGYFNTAPESDPAAEASANDGQFLATEDMFNIASLLQGDDPGPYARALAGEDKRPLGDVLRSQILGSVRQLGLDPERVRFSADEEDAIDLVGILFQSLVEANDLLQRARAMYGKLVMPYLKVALVDDSLFNRRSHPARKLLDALTEACDGNSGETARDQETLEHAERAVDRVVAEFQDDAAIFELAASELRDQLDQQRKRAEIAERRIAESIYGRERLQLARRAAEELVASRLADRPMTAAVAHFLDEHWRHHLTQTWLREGAEAERYHLAVGLGDAMLQVDADAAQVRGAAVAAQLLALQAPLGECYSSCGLDAASAREAMARIIAALAMPDTARQVHTPRADEVDEFEQDDGLPPLRLVGGTDTLEFDPAIAARMRRLKVGQGVRLIDRAGHETAARIAWISPLTSRFLLVNRRGIRKLVVSPEELAAMVAAGRAVVRSVDAPFDEAMKQLWQRLNHAPRAPLKAAVNAG; this comes from the coding sequence ATGAACAGTCTCGACGACCTCGCGGCAAGGCGTCCGGCGCGTACCGGAAGCGCGCGCGGGCCTGAACGCGTGCTCGAGACGCTGCAGCACAATGCCGTGACCGAGCTGGTCGGGGTGATGTCGGGGTTCTGGAGCACGATCGAGGAGCAGGTGCGGATCGCCGCACTGGCCGGCCACGACTTCAGTGCGGCGCAGGAAGACCGGGTGGCCATCATGGCACTGGCGCCGCGCGCGCTCGAGCTTGCCACCCGCTACCGCGCGGCGATCGAGCAGGCGTTCGCACACTGGCGCGAGGCCGAACCCCGCGAGCCGGAGCGCGAAGGCGCGCTGGAGCTGATGTCGGAAGGGGATCTGGAGATCCATCTGGCCGGCCAGCAGATCATCGAGCTGCTCGATCACCAGTTCCTGCATCCGCTGACCGAGCTCGACGAGCGCCTGGATGCCCTGGCACGGGCGCTGGGCCTCAGGGGGCGGCGCCTGAACCCGCTGCGCCCCGCCGTCGCGGTCACCGCCTTCGTGGAACTGTTCGAAGCCGAGGACCTGACGCCGAGCCTGCGGCGGATGGTGTTCCAGCAGTTCGACAAGCGCCTGCCCAAGGCCCTGGGCGATGTCTACGCCAAGGCGAACACCACGCTGGCCGAAGCTGCATTCACCGGCAACACGCCGGCGCCGAGGCCGGTGCAGGCACCGCGGCAGCCCGCTGCACCGGCATCGGATGCATGGGTGCCTGACGGCGGCACCGTCGAGGCCCGCGACACCGGCACGCCGGGCTTCGACGACGGTGCCACCCGGGCCGGCACCCCGACGTACGGCGGCGGCGAGGCCGACGCCGCACCCGGTTACGCGATGCCCGCCAGCGCGCCGGGCCACGTCGAGGGGCAGCCGCTGCGATACCGCGACATCGTGCGCGAACAGCTGCATGCCTGGCGCCGGCACGGCGGCTCCAGCCTCGCCGGCCGCATGGGTGGCTATTTCAATACCGCGCCGGAATCCGATCCGGCCGCCGAGGCTTCCGCCAACGACGGCCAGTTCCTCGCCACCGAGGACATGTTCAATATCGCCTCGCTGCTGCAGGGCGACGACCCCGGGCCGTACGCGCGCGCGCTGGCCGGCGAGGACAAGCGCCCGCTGGGCGATGTCCTGCGCAGCCAGATCCTGGGCAGCGTGCGGCAGCTGGGCCTGGATCCGGAGCGGGTCCGCTTCAGCGCCGACGAGGAGGACGCGATCGACCTGGTCGGGATCCTGTTCCAGTCGCTGGTGGAGGCCAACGACCTGCTGCAGCGTGCCCGTGCCATGTACGGCAAGCTGGTGATGCCCTACCTCAAGGTCGCACTGGTCGACGATTCGCTGTTCAACCGTCGCTCGCACCCGGCGCGCAAGCTGCTCGACGCGCTGACCGAAGCCTGCGACGGCAACAGCGGCGAGACCGCGCGCGACCAGGAGACGCTGGAGCACGCCGAGCGCGCGGTCGACCGCGTGGTCGCGGAATTCCAGGACGACGCGGCGATCTTCGAACTCGCCGCCAGCGAACTGCGCGACCAGCTCGACCAGCAGCGCAAGCGCGCCGAGATCGCCGAGCGCCGCATCGCCGAATCGATCTACGGCCGCGAGCGGCTGCAGCTGGCGCGACGCGCCGCCGAGGAACTGGTGGCCTCGCGGCTTGCCGACCGGCCGATGACCGCCGCGGTCGCGCATTTCCTCGACGAACACTGGCGCCACCACCTCACCCAGACCTGGCTGCGCGAAGGCGCGGAGGCCGAGCGCTACCACCTCGCCGTCGGGCTTGGCGACGCGATGCTGCAGGTCGACGCCGATGCCGCGCAGGTGCGCGGTGCCGCGGTCGCGGCACAGCTGCTCGCCCTGCAGGCGCCTCTGGGCGAGTGCTATTCCAGCTGCGGCCTGGATGCCGCCAGCGCCCGCGAGGCGATGGCGCGCATCATCGCCGCGCTGGCGATGCCCGATACCGCGCGCCAGGTGCACACCCCGCGCGCCGACGAGGTCGACGAGTTCGAACAGGACGACGGCCTGCCGCCGCTGCGCCTGGTCGGCGGTACCGACACCCTGGAGTTCGACCCGGCGATCGCCGCGCGGATGCGTCGCCTCAAGGTGGGGCAGGGCGTGCGCCTGATCGACCGCGCCGGGCACGAGACCGCTGCCCGGATCGCCTGGATCAGCCCGCTGACCTCGCGTTTCCTGCTGGTCAACCGGCGCGGCATCCGCAAGCTGGTGGTATCGCCCGAGGAACTGGCGGCCATGGTCGCCGCCGGCCGCGCGGTGGTGCGCTCGGTCGATGCACCGTTCGACGAGGCGATGAAGCAGCTCTGGCAGCGGCTCAACCATGCGCCACGGGCACCGCTGAAGGCGGCGGTCAACGCCGGCTGA
- a CDS encoding nitroreductase has protein sequence MPIPNSVEDGALELLDRRRSTPARQLGEPAPDHPTLLRILRSAVRVPDHGKRVPFRFLRIEGDARQALGEAVAAIGLRLRPGAAQAAIDKDRQRFAHAPLVLAVVAVLDPEDTIPETERLMTAGCVCFAVLQAAQALGYGGTWLTGWPAFDPDVMAVLGLGPDERIAGFIHLGTPRIEVPERERPDPAALLRDWTPA, from the coding sequence ATGCCAATCCCAAATAGCGTTGAAGACGGCGCCCTCGAGCTTCTCGACCGCCGCCGGTCCACCCCCGCCCGGCAGCTCGGCGAGCCCGCGCCCGACCACCCGACGCTGTTGCGCATCCTGCGCTCCGCCGTGCGGGTACCCGACCACGGCAAGCGCGTGCCGTTCCGCTTCCTGCGCATCGAGGGCGACGCCCGCCAGGCCCTCGGCGAGGCCGTGGCCGCGATCGGCCTGCGCCTGCGCCCCGGGGCGGCGCAGGCTGCGATCGACAAGGATCGCCAGCGCTTCGCCCACGCGCCGCTGGTGCTGGCCGTGGTCGCGGTGCTCGACCCGGAGGACACCATTCCGGAGACCGAGCGCCTGATGACCGCCGGCTGCGTGTGTTTCGCGGTGCTGCAGGCCGCCCAGGCATTGGGCTACGGCGGCACCTGGCTGACCGGCTGGCCGGCGTTCGATCCCGACGTGATGGCCGTCCTCGGGCTCGGCCCCGACGAGCGCATTGCCGGCTTCATCCATCTGGGCACGCCACGCATCGAGGTGCCCGAGCGCGAGCGCCCGGACCCGGCCGCCCTGTTACGCGACTGGACCCCGGCGTGA
- a CDS encoding 5'-3' exonuclease H3TH domain-containing protein, protein MAGAQPTRPPVHLVDASLYVFRAWHSMPDEFRDGEGWPTNAVHGFARFLLELLERERPRHIAVAFDEALDSCFRNAIYAEYKANRPPAPEELRRQFAHCKALARALGLVVLADVRYEADDLIGSALAQARTHGLRGVVVSADKDLSQLLAEGDEQWDFARGQRWGMAGVPARHGVRADQIPCYLALSGDAIDNIPGVPGIGAKTAAALLAHFGDLETLLARVDEVPFLRLRGARQTAARLREHAAQARLCRQLTTIALDAPLGAAVAPFPRGVADAGQLGVLCERLRFGPLTRRRLQMAAGLDALPGTLPDAAAY, encoded by the coding sequence ATCGCCGGCGCGCAGCCGACGCGGCCACCGGTCCATCTGGTCGACGCCAGCCTCTACGTGTTCCGCGCCTGGCACTCCATGCCCGACGAGTTCCGCGACGGTGAAGGCTGGCCGACGAATGCGGTGCACGGGTTCGCGCGCTTCCTGCTGGAACTGCTCGAGCGCGAGCGTCCACGGCATATCGCCGTGGCCTTCGACGAAGCGCTCGACAGCTGCTTCCGCAATGCGATCTATGCCGAGTACAAGGCCAACCGCCCACCGGCACCGGAGGAACTGCGCCGGCAGTTCGCACACTGCAAGGCACTCGCCCGGGCACTGGGGCTGGTGGTGCTGGCCGATGTCCGCTACGAGGCCGACGACCTGATCGGCAGCGCACTGGCGCAGGCACGCACGCACGGGCTGCGCGGGGTGGTGGTGTCGGCCGACAAGGATCTCTCCCAACTGCTGGCCGAGGGCGACGAACAATGGGATTTCGCCCGCGGCCAGCGCTGGGGCATGGCCGGGGTGCCGGCCCGCCACGGCGTGCGCGCCGACCAGATCCCCTGCTACCTGGCGCTGTCGGGTGATGCGATCGACAACATTCCCGGCGTGCCGGGCATCGGAGCCAAGACCGCGGCGGCCCTGCTGGCGCACTTCGGTGACCTGGAAACGCTGCTGGCACGGGTCGACGAAGTGCCGTTCCTGCGCCTGCGCGGGGCGCGCCAGACCGCTGCCCGGTTGCGTGAGCATGCCGCGCAGGCGCGGCTGTGCCGACAGCTGACGACGATTGCGCTGGATGCGCCGCTCGGCGCGGCGGTGGCGCCGTTCCCTCGCGGCGTGGCCGATGCCGGTCAGCTGGGCGTGCTGTGCGAACGCCTGCGCTTCGGGCCGCTCACGCGCCGGCGCCTGCAGATGGCCGCAGGGCTGGATGCGCTGCCCGGCACGCTTCCCGACGCCGCGGCCTACTGA
- a CDS encoding NUDIX hydrolase: protein MSRPDDTRTELLYEGEWLRLVRRGKWEACERTHSAEGLAVIVIAVTPADEVLFVEQYRMALGAPTIEMPAGLVGDDDAGDTLEAAATRELVEETGWEPGRVEILLTGPTSSGMSNERIAFARARDLRRVGEGGGVGNEDITVHHVPRAEAPAWLMRKHREGYELDLKLWAGLWMIEHNPDGSPAD from the coding sequence ATGAGCAGACCCGACGACACCCGAACCGAACTCCTGTACGAAGGCGAGTGGCTGCGGCTGGTGCGCCGCGGCAAGTGGGAAGCCTGCGAGCGCACCCACAGCGCCGAGGGCCTGGCGGTCATCGTCATCGCGGTCACTCCGGCCGACGAGGTGCTGTTCGTCGAGCAGTACCGGATGGCCCTGGGCGCGCCCACCATCGAGATGCCGGCCGGACTGGTCGGTGACGACGACGCCGGCGACACCCTGGAAGCCGCAGCGACCCGTGAACTGGTCGAGGAAACCGGCTGGGAACCCGGGCGGGTGGAGATCCTGCTCACCGGGCCGACCTCGTCGGGCATGAGCAACGAACGCATCGCCTTCGCCCGCGCCCGCGACCTGCGCAGGGTCGGCGAAGGCGGCGGCGTCGGCAACGAGGACATCACTGTCCACCACGTGCCGCGCGCCGAGGCGCCCGCCTGGCTGATGCGCAAGCACCGCGAAGGCTACGAGCTCGACCTCAAGCTGTGGGCCGGGCTGTGGATGATCGAGCACAACCCGGACGGATCGCCGGCGGACTGA
- the pip gene encoding prolyl aminopeptidase, translating into MRTLYPEIEPFDTGTLRVDDRHTLYYEQSGNPKGKPVVLLHGGPGGGSNPKMRRFHDPAKYRIVLFDQRGAGRSTPYADLVDNTTWDLVADIEKLREHLGIDRWQVFGGSWGSTLALAYAQAHARRVSALVLRGIFMLRRWELEWFYQEGASRLFPEAWEHYVAAIPENERGDMIAAFHRRLTSDDEATRLAAARAWSVWEGATSFLHVDQDFVHGHDDPHFALAFARIENHYFVNGGFFEVDDQLLRDIYRIVDIPGVIVHGRYDVVCPVQNAWDLHRAWPKSELVITPASGHSAFEPENVDALVQATDRFANA; encoded by the coding sequence ATGCGCACGCTGTATCCCGAGATCGAACCGTTCGATACCGGCACCCTCCGGGTCGACGACCGCCACACGCTGTACTACGAGCAGAGCGGCAACCCGAAGGGCAAGCCGGTGGTGCTGCTGCACGGCGGCCCGGGCGGCGGCAGCAACCCGAAGATGCGCCGCTTCCACGATCCGGCGAAGTATCGGATCGTGCTGTTCGACCAGCGTGGCGCCGGCCGTTCCACGCCGTATGCCGACCTCGTCGACAACACCACCTGGGACCTGGTCGCCGACATCGAGAAGCTGCGCGAGCACCTGGGCATCGATCGCTGGCAGGTGTTCGGCGGGTCCTGGGGTTCGACGCTGGCGCTGGCCTACGCCCAGGCGCATGCGCGGCGGGTGAGTGCGCTGGTGCTGCGCGGGATCTTCATGCTGCGGCGCTGGGAGCTGGAATGGTTCTACCAGGAAGGCGCGTCACGGCTGTTCCCGGAAGCCTGGGAGCATTACGTCGCCGCCATTCCGGAGAACGAGCGCGGCGACATGATCGCCGCCTTCCATCGCCGCCTCACCTCCGACGACGAGGCCACCCGCCTGGCGGCCGCGCGTGCATGGAGCGTGTGGGAGGGCGCCACCTCGTTCCTGCACGTCGACCAGGACTTCGTGCACGGCCACGACGACCCGCACTTCGCACTGGCGTTCGCGCGCATCGAGAACCACTACTTCGTCAACGGCGGCTTCTTCGAGGTCGACGACCAGCTGCTGCGCGACATCTACCGCATCGTCGACATCCCCGGCGTCATCGTGCACGGCCGCTACGACGTGGTGTGCCCGGTGCAGAACGCGTGGGATCTGCATCGCGCGTGGCCGAAATCGGAACTGGTCATCACCCCGGCATCGGGACATTCCGCGTTCGAGCCCGAGAACGTCGACGCGCTGGTGCAGGCCACCGACCGTTTCGCCAACGCCTGA